A window of Sutcliffiella cohnii contains these coding sequences:
- a CDS encoding ABC transporter permease: protein MISPFTLMNKKQKALFFAIFSLLFLGSIIVIGASLNEETVSTNLQAKYVSPTLLHPFGTDWLGRDMFSRTIKGLSLSVTVGVLGAVNSTFIAITLGMIAATLGKTADRIVSWTIDLFLSVPHLVTLILIAFTLGGGTKAIVVGIALTHWPSLARIVRAEVMQIRSAPYVQLSKKMGKSNWWIVTKHIFPHVLPQILVGFLLLFPHAILHEAAVTFIGLGLSPHEPAIGIILSESMKYLSSGMWWLAFFPGLCLLVVVRTFDVLGENVRILLNIEKKEN, encoded by the coding sequence ATGATTTCTCCCTTTACACTAATGAATAAAAAACAAAAGGCTTTATTCTTTGCTATTTTCTCTTTACTATTTTTAGGAAGTATCATCGTGATTGGTGCTTCACTTAATGAAGAAACTGTTTCTACTAATCTACAAGCGAAATACGTTTCGCCAACGCTCTTACATCCATTCGGGACGGACTGGTTAGGTAGAGATATGTTTTCTCGTACGATAAAAGGGCTTTCTCTTAGCGTTACGGTCGGTGTACTAGGTGCTGTTAATAGTACTTTTATCGCAATTACACTTGGAATGATTGCTGCTACACTCGGAAAAACGGCTGACCGAATCGTATCGTGGACAATTGATTTGTTTTTAAGTGTCCCACATTTAGTAACGTTAATACTAATTGCTTTTACGTTAGGAGGCGGGACAAAAGCTATTGTCGTTGGTATTGCACTAACACATTGGCCAAGCCTTGCTCGAATCGTTCGAGCGGAAGTAATGCAGATTCGTTCCGCACCTTATGTTCAGCTATCGAAAAAGATGGGGAAGTCAAACTGGTGGATCGTAACGAAGCATATTTTCCCCCACGTATTGCCACAAATTTTAGTAGGGTTTTTATTGCTCTTTCCCCATGCGATTTTACATGAGGCTGCTGTCACCTTTATAGGGTTAGGTTTATCCCCGCACGAACCAGCGATAGGAATTATACTTTCGGAGTCTATGAAGTACTTATCTAGCGGAATGTGGTGGCTTGCGTTTTTCCCTGGCCTTTGCTTACTCGTTGTCGTAAGAACATTTGATGTACTAGGTGAAAATGTTCGCATTCTACTAAATATCGAGAAAAAAGAAAATTAA
- a CDS encoding undecaprenyl-diphosphate phosphatase yields the protein MEQLIITIKYLILGLIQGFTEPIPISSSGHVIIGQQLLGLEQRGLTFEILTNTASLFAICFIYRKDIARLFVHSLFYIRTKNTEYKSDFMFVVFIVIGTIPAGVLGVLFGDVIAQFFTSMYTVGITLIITGFALWLIRNLRGRKREGDLTYKDALLVGFAQAAALIPGISRSGSTIITSIAVGMKQDTALRFAFMLYIPVSLGGMVLGISDLVNTPDLNTLAIPYISAFFAALFMTYFAMKWFMGIMAKGNLKYFAYYCFIVGTLLIVFNF from the coding sequence ATGGAACAATTAATTATAACGATAAAATACTTAATCCTTGGCTTAATCCAAGGCTTCACAGAACCAATTCCTATATCATCAAGTGGACACGTCATTATCGGACAACAGCTCTTAGGTCTAGAGCAAAGAGGTTTAACTTTCGAAATATTAACAAATACTGCATCGCTATTCGCCATTTGTTTTATATACCGTAAAGATATAGCAAGACTTTTCGTTCACTCACTCTTCTATATACGGACAAAAAATACAGAATATAAATCTGACTTTATGTTTGTTGTTTTTATTGTAATTGGTACTATTCCTGCAGGAGTGTTAGGTGTATTGTTTGGAGATGTTATTGCACAATTTTTCACCTCCATGTACACCGTCGGGATTACACTAATAATTACCGGTTTTGCCTTGTGGTTAATTCGAAACTTACGTGGAAGGAAACGGGAAGGAGACCTTACTTATAAAGATGCGCTATTAGTTGGATTTGCTCAAGCGGCCGCCCTTATACCAGGTATTAGCCGTTCAGGGTCCACTATTATTACGTCGATTGCCGTTGGGATGAAACAAGACACAGCTTTACGATTCGCTTTTATGCTTTATATACCTGTAAGCTTAGGAGGCATGGTGCTAGGTATATCTGACTTAGTGAATACTCCAGACTTAAACACGTTAGCAATTCCATATATAAGTGCCTTTTTTGCTGCTTTATTCATGACATACTTCGCGATGAAATGGTTTATGGGAATAATGGCGAAAGGAAATTTAAAGTACTTTGCCTACTATTGCTTCATTGTTGGTACACTTTTAATTGTATTTAATTTTTAA
- a CDS encoding ABC transporter permease, translated as MRKPLIFLISKSVRMVTLLVAICFLSFLLLKSSPIDPIQAYIGAEQLNVGPEQREKIAQYWGLDQPFMVQFFNWGSSLLKGDMGTSMIYRQPVSEVISERLMHTLVLMLAAWSLSGVVGFILGIIAAMNRDTWIDRLIKWYCYTLASTPTFWMGLLVLIVFAVWLGWFPIGLSVPPGTLSEDVTLLDRWKHTFLPALTLSIVGVGNVALHTRQKLNEVLESYYVLFAKARGEKGFLLVWRHGLRNIAIPAITIQFAAWGELFGGAVLAEQVFSYPGLGQATVEAGLRGDVPLLLGLVIISTLFVFVGNLVADVFYKFLDPRIREDSSL; from the coding sequence ATGAGAAAGCCATTAATCTTCCTTATAAGTAAGTCGGTAAGAATGGTAACACTTTTAGTGGCGATTTGCTTTCTATCCTTTCTCTTATTAAAAAGCTCTCCAATTGATCCGATACAAGCATATATCGGAGCGGAACAATTAAATGTAGGTCCAGAGCAAAGAGAGAAAATTGCTCAATATTGGGGATTAGACCAACCATTCATGGTGCAATTTTTTAATTGGGGCTCCTCCTTGTTAAAAGGAGATATGGGAACATCGATGATCTATCGACAACCAGTATCAGAAGTAATAAGCGAGAGGCTTATGCACACGTTAGTTTTAATGTTAGCCGCTTGGAGCCTATCAGGGGTAGTAGGATTTATTCTCGGCATTATAGCAGCAATGAATAGAGATACATGGATAGATAGACTAATTAAATGGTATTGTTATACACTAGCTTCCACTCCGACATTTTGGATGGGGCTTTTAGTCTTAATTGTTTTCGCCGTTTGGCTAGGTTGGTTCCCAATTGGACTGAGTGTTCCTCCTGGTACTCTATCAGAAGATGTTACATTGCTTGATAGATGGAAGCATACTTTCCTCCCAGCGCTAACATTAAGTATCGTTGGGGTTGGAAATGTTGCACTTCATACGAGACAAAAATTAAATGAGGTTTTAGAGAGCTACTATGTTCTATTTGCAAAAGCAAGAGGCGAAAAAGGTTTTCTATTAGTTTGGCGTCATGGTTTGCGGAATATTGCCATTCCCGCCATTACGATACAGTTTGCGGCCTGGGGTGAATTATTTGGTGGCGCGGTGTTAGCTGAGCAAGTATTTTCATACCCAGGCTTAGGTCAAGCGACAGTAGAGGCGGGCCTTCGTGGAGATGTCCCGCTATTACTAGGGCTAGTCATCATAAGTACCCTCTTTGTTTTCGTAGGAAATTTAGTAGCTGACGTATTTTATAAGTTTTTAGATCCGAGGATAAGGGAGGATAGTTCGTTATGA
- a CDS encoding helix-turn-helix domain-containing protein: MREWLKQVRKERNLTQGEVASKAFINRAFYSQIENGLRNPSFVVARNIANVLGVHSSAFLLMNIVSLFN, from the coding sequence ATGAGAGAATGGTTAAAGCAAGTTAGAAAGGAAAGAAATTTAACGCAAGGAGAAGTAGCATCTAAAGCGTTCATCAATCGAGCTTTTTATTCCCAGATTGAGAACGGTCTTCGGAATCCGAGTTTTGTAGTTGCCCGAAATATTGCGAATGTGTTAGGCGTACACTCATCAGCTTTTTTGCTAATGAATATAGTGAGCCTCTTCAATTAG
- a CDS encoding ABC transporter ATP-binding protein, translating into MQLKAENVSFRYGNNTPLFENVTLEVNEDEIVGIVAPSGFGKTTLCKILAGYESPSTGEVTLGGSPLPVVGYHPVQLVFQHPEKAINPRWKMGQVLSESGEQDQEILQMLGIQKEWLKRWPNELSGGELQRFCIARALASHTRFLIADEMTTMLDAITQAQIWQAVMEIAKKRKIGIIVVSHDESLIQKLCQRVIRLNVNEKEG; encoded by the coding sequence ATGCAACTTAAAGCCGAAAATGTATCCTTCCGATATGGTAACAACACTCCGTTATTTGAAAATGTAACCTTAGAAGTAAACGAAGACGAAATTGTTGGCATTGTAGCTCCTAGTGGGTTCGGAAAAACAACGTTGTGTAAAATTTTAGCCGGTTATGAATCGCCTTCCACAGGCGAAGTAACGTTAGGCGGAAGTCCATTGCCAGTAGTAGGATACCATCCAGTTCAATTAGTATTTCAACATCCTGAAAAAGCAATTAATCCTCGCTGGAAAATGGGTCAAGTATTATCGGAAAGTGGAGAACAGGATCAAGAAATACTGCAAATGCTAGGAATTCAAAAAGAATGGCTTAAAAGATGGCCAAATGAGTTGTCGGGCGGTGAACTACAACGATTTTGTATCGCACGAGCACTAGCATCACATACACGATTTTTAATAGCGGATGAAATGACAACTATGCTAGATGCTATTACACAAGCTCAAATTTGGCAAGCAGTAATGGAGATTGCTAAGAAGCGTAAGATTGGAATAATAGTAGTTAGTCATGATGAAAGCCTCATACAAAAGTTGTGTCAGCGAGTTATAAGATTAAACGTAAATGAAAAGGAGGGGTAA
- a CDS encoding LLM class flavin-dependent oxidoreductase, with protein MINIQIPVSVLNLAPIRKGQEPKDAIEAMVDLAQATEKMGYKRYWIAEHHNTPTLVSSATSILIKHTLEHTEKIRVGSGGVMLPNHSPLVVAEQFGTMATIYPDRLDLGLGRAPGTDMLTASALRRSKNDSVYTFPDDVNALLTYFGPLEKQGYVKAYPGVNTNVPIYILGSSTDSAYLAAKLGLPYAFASHFAPQHMEEAISIYRNNFKPSEYLDAPYMMVCLNVIATDEDEEAFKEITTMQQFFLNVVRGTQSPLMPPVDSMDDIWSPAEKQMALSMSSVTLLGSKNSIRKQLISFQEKYNVDELMAVSYIYDPDKQKRSYEILKEVVEGK; from the coding sequence ATGATTAATATACAAATACCAGTTTCTGTTTTGAACCTAGCTCCCATTAGAAAAGGTCAAGAACCGAAAGATGCAATTGAGGCAATGGTTGATCTAGCTCAAGCTACAGAAAAAATGGGTTATAAACGTTATTGGATTGCTGAACACCATAACACGCCTACTTTAGTTAGTTCCGCAACTTCCATTTTAATTAAACATACGCTAGAGCATACAGAAAAAATACGAGTAGGCTCTGGTGGAGTTATGCTTCCAAACCATTCTCCATTAGTAGTAGCAGAGCAATTTGGAACGATGGCAACCATTTATCCAGATCGTCTAGACTTAGGACTTGGACGTGCACCTGGAACAGATATGTTAACAGCGAGTGCATTACGCCGCTCTAAAAACGACTCTGTCTATACATTCCCAGATGATGTAAATGCGCTGTTAACTTATTTTGGACCATTAGAAAAGCAAGGGTATGTTAAAGCTTATCCAGGTGTAAATACGAATGTTCCTATCTATATACTAGGCTCTTCAACAGACTCTGCTTATTTAGCAGCAAAGCTAGGATTGCCATATGCGTTTGCTTCCCATTTCGCACCGCAGCACATGGAAGAAGCAATCTCCATCTATCGAAATAATTTTAAGCCTTCCGAATACTTAGATGCACCATATATGATGGTGTGTTTAAATGTCATTGCAACAGACGAGGATGAAGAAGCGTTTAAAGAAATTACAACGATGCAACAGTTTTTCCTTAATGTAGTTAGAGGTACGCAAAGCCCATTAATGCCCCCAGTAGACAGTATGGATGATATTTGGAGTCCAGCAGAAAAGCAAATGGCTTTATCGATGTCTAGTGTTACGTTACTAGGTAGTAAAAATTCCATTCGTAAACAGTTAATAAGTTTCCAGGAAAAATATAACGTAGATGAACTAATGGCAGTTTCTTATATATACGATCCCGATAAACAAAAGCGTTCTTATGAAATATTAAAAGAAGTAGTCGAAGGAAAGTGA
- a CDS encoding potassium/proton antiporter, translating to MFAEITIDYFILLAALLLIIGVLTTKFSSRLGVPALILFILVGLIAGSDGLGFIPFDNVKTAQLIGILALIIILFEGGLSTKLATVRSVAVPSLSLATLGVIITTAVVAVAAKLILNVSWMEGFLFGAIVGSTDAAAVFAVLKGHNIREKIGATLEAESGSNDPMAMFLTISLIELLLVDNPSYLLLIGSFFWQMGIGGLLGYLFGKLATISINKINLDSSGLYPVFALAFALLTYCITAILGASGLLAVYIAALIIGNSELTYKQSIFKFNEGFAWMAQILMFTILGLLAFPSQLFTWEVMIKGFGLSFILILIARPIAVFLSTIKMGYSLNEKIFLSWAGLRGAVPIVLATFPMIAGLENSPLFFNVVFFVVITSALIQGSTISVFAEKLGLTGAKRVEPPYSLELVSIGKANAEIIEFEVNEETSITGMSLKDIMFPKDVLINAIIRSGNLITPQGDTKIIAGDILYILVSKKSKKQLNEMLNSSIQNHKGEMQQ from the coding sequence ATGTTTGCAGAAATTACGATAGATTATTTTATATTACTTGCAGCGTTATTATTAATTATCGGGGTGCTTACAACAAAATTCTCATCCCGTTTAGGAGTACCAGCGCTTATTTTATTTATTTTAGTTGGTTTAATTGCTGGTAGCGATGGGCTCGGATTTATTCCATTTGATAATGTAAAAACGGCTCAACTTATCGGTATTTTGGCACTAATTATTATTTTATTTGAAGGTGGATTGTCCACCAAATTAGCGACAGTTAGATCCGTAGCTGTCCCTTCCCTTTCTCTTGCTACGTTAGGAGTAATTATTACAACAGCAGTTGTTGCTGTCGCAGCCAAATTAATTTTGAACGTATCATGGATGGAAGGATTTTTATTTGGTGCTATTGTTGGATCGACTGATGCAGCAGCCGTTTTCGCCGTTTTAAAAGGACATAATATCCGAGAAAAAATTGGTGCTACGCTCGAAGCAGAATCAGGCTCGAATGATCCAATGGCAATGTTTCTTACCATTTCTTTAATTGAATTATTATTAGTAGACAATCCATCTTATTTACTTTTGATCGGTTCTTTTTTCTGGCAAATGGGTATTGGGGGTCTTCTTGGCTATCTTTTTGGTAAATTAGCAACCATTTCAATAAATAAGATTAACTTAGATTCGAGTGGTTTATATCCCGTTTTTGCTTTAGCATTCGCCCTTTTAACGTATTGTATAACAGCTATTTTAGGGGCAAGTGGATTACTTGCCGTTTACATTGCAGCATTAATTATCGGAAATTCCGAATTAACGTATAAACAATCTATTTTTAAATTTAACGAAGGTTTTGCATGGATGGCTCAAATATTAATGTTTACCATCCTCGGTTTGCTTGCATTCCCCTCTCAACTGTTCACATGGGAAGTAATGATCAAAGGATTTGGTCTATCGTTTATTTTAATTTTAATTGCAAGACCAATTGCTGTGTTTCTTTCCACTATAAAAATGGGGTATTCCTTAAACGAAAAGATATTCCTCTCCTGGGCAGGGTTAAGAGGAGCTGTACCAATCGTATTAGCGACATTCCCTATGATTGCAGGCTTAGAAAATAGTCCATTGTTTTTTAACGTTGTCTTTTTCGTCGTTATAACTTCTGCATTGATTCAAGGCTCTACCATTTCTGTTTTTGCAGAAAAGCTTGGATTAACTGGTGCAAAAAGAGTAGAACCACCGTACTCCCTTGAGCTAGTGTCTATCGGTAAAGCAAATGCAGAAATAATTGAATTTGAAGTTAATGAAGAAACGTCTATTACTGGAATGTCTTTAAAAGACATTATGTTTCCTAAAGATGTATTAATAAATGCCATTATTCGCTCTGGAAACTTAATAACACCTCAAGGTGATACGAAGATAATTGCAGGTGATATTCTTTATATTCTTGTTTCAAAAAAGAGCAAAAAACAACTAAATGAAATGCTAAATAGCTCAATACAAAATCATAAGGGCGAGATGCAACAGTAA
- a CDS encoding ABC transporter substrate-binding protein, giving the protein MISKQHGILLITIVLLFLTACTTDGESKVENKEKKRDELVLSIKGEPSNGFDPTTGWGRYGSPLFQSTLFKRDNDLNIVNDLAIGYEVSEDGKVWTVTLREDVTFSDGVNLTGEDVEFTFETALQKGSIVDFTNLEKVEVENSFTVKFTLKSPQSTFIHSLVETGIVPMHAYSDKYAQQPIGSGPYEFVQWDKGQQLIVKANPNYYGDKPYFQQLTFLFLNEDATFAAAQAGQVDIAAIPATFTHKEVKGMRLEAIRSVDSRGIAFPYVESGNFTEDGLPIGNDVTADPAIRKAMNIAIDRQALIDGVLDGYGSKAYTSVDGLPWWNEETVFEDSNLLQAEQILADAGWIDSDDDGVVEKNGLKAQFSLYYPADDAIRQSLSIVVADMLKPLGIAINVEGASWDKIEQKMYSNAVMMGWGSHNPQELYNVYSSNFAGIEYYNTGFYKNDVVDDYLEKALTSNDVEEALSYWRKAQWDGTTGISADTPWAWLVNIDHVYLIKEGLDIGNQRVQPHGHGWPLTSNIEQWKWVKEE; this is encoded by the coding sequence ATGATAAGCAAACAACATGGAATTTTATTAATTACGATAGTTTTATTATTTTTAACAGCTTGTACAACAGATGGAGAAAGTAAAGTAGAAAATAAAGAGAAGAAGAGGGACGAGCTAGTACTCTCCATAAAAGGTGAGCCAAGCAACGGTTTTGACCCTACAACAGGCTGGGGACGTTATGGGTCACCATTATTTCAAAGTACGTTATTTAAGAGAGATAACGATCTAAATATAGTAAATGACTTAGCTATCGGCTATGAAGTAAGTGAAGATGGGAAAGTTTGGACCGTAACATTACGTGAAGATGTCACGTTCTCAGATGGAGTAAACCTGACAGGCGAAGATGTGGAATTTACGTTCGAAACAGCATTACAAAAAGGGTCTATTGTTGATTTTACAAACTTAGAAAAAGTAGAAGTGGAGAACAGTTTTACCGTTAAATTTACGTTGAAAAGTCCACAGTCAACGTTTATTCATTCTTTAGTTGAAACAGGAATTGTCCCTATGCACGCATATAGTGACAAGTACGCCCAACAACCAATCGGCTCAGGACCGTATGAATTTGTTCAATGGGATAAAGGACAACAATTAATCGTAAAAGCAAATCCAAATTATTATGGTGACAAGCCATATTTTCAGCAGTTAACATTTTTATTTTTAAATGAAGATGCTACCTTTGCAGCCGCACAAGCTGGTCAAGTTGATATTGCGGCTATACCGGCTACTTTTACTCATAAGGAAGTAAAAGGAATGAGATTAGAAGCAATTCGGTCCGTTGATAGTCGAGGAATTGCATTTCCATATGTTGAATCGGGTAATTTTACGGAAGATGGTTTACCAATCGGAAATGATGTTACAGCGGACCCTGCAATTAGAAAAGCAATGAACATTGCCATCGATAGACAAGCACTAATTGATGGTGTCCTTGATGGATATGGCTCCAAAGCCTATACATCTGTTGATGGTCTACCTTGGTGGAACGAAGAGACAGTCTTTGAAGATAGTAACCTCCTACAGGCCGAACAAATATTAGCAGATGCTGGTTGGATAGATAGTGATGATGATGGGGTCGTGGAAAAGAATGGGTTAAAAGCGCAGTTTAGTCTTTATTATCCTGCTGACGATGCAATTAGGCAGTCTCTTTCTATCGTAGTAGCGGATATGTTAAAACCATTAGGAATTGCTATTAATGTAGAAGGAGCAAGCTGGGATAAGATTGAGCAAAAGATGTATTCCAATGCAGTGATGATGGGGTGGGGTAGTCATAACCCTCAAGAGTTATACAATGTTTATAGCAGTAACTTTGCTGGAATCGAATATTACAATACCGGATTTTATAAAAATGATGTGGTAGACGATTATTTAGAAAAAGCATTAACGTCAAATGATGTAGAAGAAGCACTATCTTATTGGAGGAAAGCCCAATGGGATGGCACAACAGGTATAAGTGCAGATACACCTTGGGCGTGGTTAGTAAATATAGACCATGTTTATTTGATTAAAGAGGGTCTTGATATTGGAAATCAACGAGTTCAGCCTCACGGACATGGTTGGCCACTTACGAGTAATATTGAGCAATGGAAATGGGTTAAGGAAGAATGA
- a CDS encoding ABC transporter ATP-binding protein, whose product MSILEVENLSVSFTEYTKGFRREKRTYISSLDLSVKAGEVVAVVGASGSGKSLLAHAILGILPKNATVGGTIKYNGKLLTASRQKTIRGTEIALIPQSVNFLDPLMKVGKQVQTAVQNGDAKTKQRKVFERYQLKNEVEKMYPFQLSGGMARRVLLSTATVSGARLIIADEPTPGMDKAVLLEAMKSIRDLADTGCGVILITHDIDSALTIADKISVFYAGTNVETSPVQHFSGSGEKLRHPYSKALWRALPQNDFIGIEGTQPHASQLPPGCLFEPRCKMATDDCKKERPEMRSLRDGMVRCIYAT is encoded by the coding sequence ATGTCTATTCTAGAAGTAGAAAACTTATCAGTATCGTTTACCGAGTATACGAAAGGTTTTAGAAGAGAAAAAAGGACGTATATCTCCAGCTTAGATTTATCGGTGAAAGCAGGAGAAGTGGTGGCAGTCGTCGGAGCTAGTGGATCGGGAAAAAGCTTGTTAGCCCATGCGATTTTAGGCATACTTCCTAAAAATGCTACGGTGGGCGGTACGATTAAATATAATGGTAAACTATTAACTGCTTCTCGACAAAAAACGATAAGAGGGACCGAAATAGCATTAATTCCACAATCTGTTAATTTTCTAGACCCATTGATGAAAGTTGGGAAACAAGTTCAAACTGCAGTTCAAAACGGAGATGCGAAAACGAAACAGAGGAAAGTTTTTGAAAGATATCAATTAAAAAACGAAGTAGAAAAAATGTATCCTTTTCAACTGTCAGGTGGGATGGCGAGGCGAGTGTTATTGTCCACCGCAACCGTAAGCGGGGCAAGGCTAATAATTGCAGACGAACCAACACCAGGAATGGACAAAGCAGTGCTTTTAGAGGCAATGAAATCTATAAGGGATCTAGCAGACACTGGATGTGGGGTAATACTCATTACACATGATATCGATTCGGCGCTTACAATTGCAGATAAAATCTCGGTGTTTTATGCTGGAACGAATGTCGAAACATCTCCTGTACAACATTTTAGTGGAAGTGGTGAAAAGCTAAGGCACCCTTATAGCAAAGCGTTATGGCGCGCTCTTCCACAAAATGATTTTATTGGGATCGAAGGAACTCAACCTCATGCTAGTCAATTGCCACCGGGATGTTTATTTGAGCCGAGATGTAAAATGGCAACGGACGATTGTAAAAAAGAAAGACCAGAGATGAGAAGTTTACGCGACGGAATGGTGAGGTGTATCTATGCAACTTAA
- the brnQ gene encoding branched-chain amino acid transport system II carrier protein, with the protein MSSKGNTTNLFAVGFMLFALFFGAGNLIFPVMLGQMAGENIFAANAGFIVTGVGLPVLCIVALAFSRKSDLQSLASRVHPVYGLLFTIALYLSIGPLFAIPRTNTVSFEIGIRPFIGDATGFWPLFLYTIIFFGITLYFSLQSSSLVNVIGKFLTPLLLAVIGILIIAAIFNPIGQIQAPINTYMNDSFFKGFQEGYLTMDALAAFVFGIIIINIIKERGAASSKEIMVSSLKVALIAGVLLALIYSSLAFMGATSVAGLGILDNGGAVLASVSEHYFGSFGQVLLAVIVIAACLTTSIGLITSCAAYFNKIVPSISYKVWAVVFTVFSAVISNFGLSTLIAISIPVLYTLYPLAICLMILTFLHPLFKGKKAVYQVSIAFTLIVSVIERLPVQGVHELFNAILPWYSVGLGWLIPAMVGGVIGYLFSMIIGEQRTAPVEN; encoded by the coding sequence ATGTCTTCAAAAGGTAACACAACAAATTTATTTGCAGTAGGCTTTATGCTATTTGCACTATTTTTCGGAGCTGGTAATTTAATTTTTCCAGTAATGCTAGGACAAATGGCTGGCGAGAATATTTTTGCGGCGAATGCTGGGTTTATTGTAACAGGAGTAGGATTACCAGTCCTATGTATCGTTGCATTAGCGTTCTCTCGTAAAAGTGATTTACAATCGTTAGCAAGTAGAGTTCATCCAGTATATGGTTTATTATTTACAATTGCACTTTATTTATCAATCGGACCGCTTTTTGCGATTCCTAGAACAAATACAGTTTCATTTGAAATTGGTATTCGACCATTTATAGGTGATGCGACAGGCTTTTGGCCATTATTCCTTTATACTATTATTTTCTTCGGAATCACCTTGTATTTTTCTTTGCAGTCTAGCAGTCTTGTAAATGTTATTGGTAAGTTTTTAACACCGTTATTGTTAGCTGTAATTGGAATTTTAATTATTGCGGCAATCTTTAACCCAATTGGACAAATCCAGGCTCCAATTAACACTTATATGAATGATAGTTTCTTTAAAGGCTTCCAAGAAGGGTATTTAACGATGGATGCTTTAGCTGCATTTGTATTTGGAATTATCATAATTAATATCATAAAAGAAAGAGGAGCAGCTTCAAGTAAAGAAATTATGGTTTCGAGTCTTAAAGTTGCGTTAATCGCAGGAGTATTACTAGCACTTATCTATTCTTCTCTTGCTTTTATGGGTGCAACAAGTGTAGCAGGTCTAGGGATTTTAGATAATGGTGGAGCAGTTTTAGCGAGTGTTTCTGAGCACTATTTCGGATCTTTTGGACAAGTACTGCTAGCAGTTATCGTTATTGCAGCGTGTTTAACGACAAGTATTGGATTAATTACTTCTTGTGCAGCTTACTTTAATAAAATTGTTCCGTCCATTTCATATAAAGTATGGGCAGTTGTCTTTACAGTATTTAGTGCAGTAATATCAAACTTTGGATTATCAACCTTAATTGCGATTTCTATTCCTGTTTTATATACACTTTATCCTTTAGCAATTTGTTTAATGATTTTAACTTTCTTACATCCTTTATTCAAAGGGAAAAAGGCAGTTTATCAAGTGAGTATTGCGTTTACACTTATTGTAAGTGTTATTGAAAGACTTCCTGTACAAGGAGTACATGAACTATTTAATGCTATTCTTCCATGGTATTCAGTTGGGTTAGGCTGGTTAATACCAGCGATGGTAGGTGGAGTTATTGGCTATCTGTTCTCGATGATAATAGGAGAACAACGTACAGCACCAGTTGAAAACTAA